From the Salmo trutta chromosome 30, fSalTru1.1, whole genome shotgun sequence genome, one window contains:
- the ano11 gene encoding anoctamin-7, with protein MAESVPSRPLDYYTCAFRKSKSVTVCVQMTTGLTWLCLSLLRFLGFEDHDTYFTNTQRHRINSLNSTGHGLQKVFKAFDREAGQWWKSKEICSSGNSYLMCPLCKTYKPWNMSDICPMAKVGYLFDHPGTLFFSVFMSFWAVTFLEYWKRTMATLAHHWNCMDFQEEEKRPRPEFAAMAPAMEHNPVTGVKEPYFPEKAWLSRILTGSMVVIIIMLCVVMIFLVTVIMYRGIVSDDVPHRQRCAAHSEMHRTQTQYEDAFTFKVFVFQFVNFYSSPFYVAFFQGKCGPGGCLIELAEQLFIIM; from the exons ATGGCTGAGTCCGTGCCCAGCAGGCCACTGGACTACTACACTTGTGCCTTTCGCAAGTCAAAAtctgttactgtatgtgtgcaAATGACTACAGGTTTAACCTGGCTCTGTTTGTCCCTTCTCAGGTTCCTTGGCTTTGAGGACCATGACACCTACTTcactaacacacagagacaccgtATA aacagcctcaattcaacgGGGCATGGACTCCAAAAGGTGTTTAAAGCGTTCGACAGGGAGGCtggccagtggtggaaaag CAAGGAGATCTGTAGCAGTGGGAACAGCTACCTGATGTGTCCTCTATGTAAGACCTACAAGCCCTGGAACATGTCTGATATCTGCCCCATGGCTaag GTGGGCTACCTGTTTGACCACCCCGGGACACTCTTCTTCAGTGTGTTCATGTCGTTCTGGGCAGTCACCTTCCTGGAGTACTGGAAACGCACGATGGCCACCCTGGCTCACCACTGGAACTGCATGGACTTCCAAGAGGAGGAG AAGCGTCCGCGGCCTGAGTTTGCGGCCATGGCTCCGGCTATGGAGCACAACCCAGTGACGGGAGTGAAAGAGCCCTACTTCCCAGAGAAGGCCTGGCTGTCCCGCATTCTCACTGGCTCCAtggtcgtcatcatcatcatg TTGTGTGTGGTGATGATCTTCCTGGTGACAGTGATCATGTACCGTGGGATAGTGAGTGATGATGTACCGCACAGGCAGCGTTGTGCTGCGCACTCag AGATGCAcagaacacagacccagtacgAAGACGCGTTTACCTTCAAGGTGTTTGTGTTCCAGTTTGTCAACTTCTACTCCTCTCCCTTCTATGTGGCATTCTTCCAAGGGAAG tgtggtcCAGGGGGTTGTCTCATTGAACTGGCTGAGCAGCTTTTCATCATCATG taa